The proteins below come from a single Prochlorococcus marinus CUG1415 genomic window:
- the xth gene encoding exodeoxyribonuclease III produces MLIATWNVNSIRTRLSQIIDWINQVNPDILCLQETKVMDDSFPLEPFEKLGYSVEVYGQKSYNGVAIISKIKAKNIKKGFTDSDQNIEISLDQKRLISADINGIKIINVYVPNGSSLESDKFAYKINWLNCLSSFLDEQEKNGELICLMGDFNIAPSHLDIHDPEKYEGGIMASDIERNALNNVLKERLIDSFRIFEKNTGHWSWWDYRNNAYELNKGWRIDHIYISKELSTKLKSCVIDSFPRANLRPSDHAPVMINLNLNDINVDFFDEEENFFEI; encoded by the coding sequence TTGTTAATAGCAACTTGGAATGTTAACTCTATAAGAACCAGACTTTCACAAATAATAGATTGGATTAATCAAGTTAATCCAGATATTCTTTGTTTGCAGGAAACAAAAGTGATGGATGATAGTTTCCCATTGGAACCTTTCGAAAAATTAGGATATTCAGTAGAGGTTTACGGACAAAAGTCCTACAATGGAGTTGCTATTATTTCTAAAATAAAAGCTAAAAATATTAAAAAAGGTTTCACAGACTCTGATCAAAATATTGAAATTTCCCTAGATCAAAAAAGATTGATTTCTGCTGATATTAATGGCATTAAGATCATAAATGTCTATGTGCCTAATGGATCTTCACTAGAATCTGATAAGTTCGCTTACAAAATCAATTGGTTAAACTGTTTATCTTCTTTTTTGGATGAACAAGAAAAAAATGGAGAACTAATTTGTCTTATGGGTGATTTTAATATTGCTCCATCTCACTTAGATATTCATGATCCAGAAAAATATGAAGGTGGAATCATGGCTTCTGACATAGAGAGAAATGCACTAAATAATGTTCTTAAAGAAAGATTAATAGATTCTTTCAGAATTTTTGAAAAAAATACTGGTCATTGGAGTTGGTGGGATTACCGTAATAACGCATATGAATTAAACAAAGGTTGGAGAATAGACCATATCTACATCAGTAAAGAACTATCAACAAAACTTAAAAGTTGTGTGATAGACAGCTTTCCTAGGGCAAATTTACGCCCAAGTGATCATGCTCCAGTAATGATTAATCTTAATTTGAATGACATAAATGTAGATTTTTTTGATGAAGAGGAAAATTTTTTCGAAATATAA
- a CDS encoding prohibitin family protein — MSTSFKNVTPAGPGGTATLLIVLSFTGFLLLTQSLFVVPSGQVAVVTTLGKVSGPSRRAGLNFKLPFIQSVYPFDIKTQVQPEKFETLTKDLQVIRATATVKYSVKPNEAGRIFATIASRNSDVYQKIVQPSLLKALKSVFSQYELETIATEFAVISEKVGDTVSQELNSFDYVDVKSLDLTGLEIAEEYRAAIEQKQIAGQQLLRAKTEVEIAEQEALRYETLNRSLDDQVLFKLFLDKWDGRTQVVPGLPGSEGGTPPVIVGGRR, encoded by the coding sequence ATGTCAACATCCTTTAAAAATGTTACTCCAGCTGGCCCTGGTGGGACAGCAACACTATTGATCGTATTATCTTTTACCGGTTTTCTTTTACTCACTCAATCTCTCTTTGTTGTTCCTTCTGGACAGGTTGCAGTAGTAACAACATTAGGTAAAGTTAGCGGCCCTTCGAGAAGAGCGGGTTTGAACTTTAAACTCCCATTTATACAGTCTGTTTATCCATTTGATATTAAAACTCAAGTTCAACCTGAGAAATTTGAAACTTTAACTAAGGACCTCCAGGTTATTAGGGCTACAGCCACTGTTAAGTATTCAGTGAAGCCTAATGAAGCTGGAAGAATTTTTGCCACAATTGCTAGTAGAAATAGTGATGTTTATCAAAAAATTGTTCAGCCATCTTTACTAAAAGCTCTTAAATCAGTTTTTTCTCAATACGAGCTAGAAACAATAGCTACGGAATTCGCAGTCATCTCTGAAAAAGTAGGAGATACAGTTTCTCAAGAACTAAATTCATTCGATTATGTAGATGTTAAAAGTTTAGATTTGACTGGATTGGAGATTGCTGAAGAATATAGAGCTGCTATTGAACAAAAGCAAATAGCGGGTCAACAACTATTAAGAGCGAAAACAGAAGTGGAGATTGCGGAACAAGAAGCACTGAGGTACGAAACACTAAACAGAAGCCTTGATGATCAGGTACTTTTCAAATTATTTCTCGACAAATGGGATGGTAGAACCCAAGTCGTTCCTGGCTTGCCTGGTTCAGAAGGTGGAACTCCTCCAGTAATAGTTGGAGGTAGAAGATAG
- the hemL gene encoding glutamate-1-semialdehyde 2,1-aminomutase → MTDILNCTKSEEVFSAAQELMPGGVSSPVRAFKSVGGQPIVFDRVKGPFAWDIDGNRYIDYIGSWGPAICGHAHPEVTTALQEAIEKGTSFGAPCVLENKLAEMVIDAVPSVEMVRFVNSGTEACMAVLRLMRAFTGRDKVIKFDGCYHGHADMFLVKAGSGVATLGLPDSPGVPRTTTANTLTAPYNDLEAVKKLFSENPDAISGVILEPIVGNAGFITPEPGFLEGLRELTTENGSLLVFDEVMTGFRISYGGAQEKFGVTPDLTTLGKVIGGGLPVGAYGGKKEIMSMVAPSGPVYQAGTLSGNPLAMTAGIKTLELLQQEGTYEKLDAITSRLFEGIIQSAENNGIAINGGNVSAMFGFFLCDGPVRNFDEAKTNDAELFGKLHREMLCRGIYLAPSPFEAGFTSLAHSEEEIDKTIEAFDQSFNAIKN, encoded by the coding sequence GTGACTGACATATTAAATTGCACCAAATCAGAAGAAGTTTTCTCAGCTGCCCAAGAATTAATGCCTGGAGGTGTTAGTTCTCCAGTAAGAGCTTTTAAGTCTGTCGGTGGACAGCCAATTGTTTTTGATAGAGTAAAAGGCCCTTTTGCTTGGGATATCGATGGCAATAGATATATTGACTACATAGGAAGTTGGGGGCCTGCTATATGTGGACATGCTCACCCTGAGGTTACAACGGCATTACAGGAAGCAATTGAAAAAGGTACGAGCTTCGGAGCTCCATGCGTTTTAGAGAATAAACTTGCGGAGATGGTTATAGATGCTGTCCCATCTGTAGAAATGGTTAGATTTGTCAATAGTGGAACTGAAGCATGTATGGCTGTTTTAAGGCTTATGCGAGCATTCACTGGAAGAGATAAAGTTATAAAATTTGACGGTTGCTATCACGGTCATGCAGATATGTTTTTGGTGAAAGCTGGATCAGGTGTAGCGACTTTAGGATTACCAGACTCTCCAGGGGTTCCAAGAACAACAACTGCTAATACACTAACCGCCCCTTACAATGATCTTGAGGCAGTAAAAAAATTATTTTCTGAAAATCCTGATGCCATTTCGGGGGTAATTCTTGAGCCTATTGTTGGTAATGCTGGCTTTATTACTCCTGAGCCTGGATTCTTAGAAGGATTAAGAGAATTAACCACTGAGAATGGATCCTTATTAGTTTTTGATGAGGTCATGACCGGGTTCAGAATCAGTTATGGAGGAGCCCAAGAAAAATTTGGAGTTACTCCTGATTTAACTACACTTGGGAAAGTAATTGGTGGAGGACTACCAGTTGGAGCTTATGGCGGCAAGAAGGAAATAATGTCAATGGTTGCCCCTTCCGGACCTGTATACCAGGCAGGGACTTTGAGTGGGAACCCACTTGCAATGACTGCTGGGATAAAAACTCTTGAGCTACTCCAACAAGAAGGTACTTACGAAAAACTTGATGCAATTACTTCTAGATTATTTGAAGGGATAATACAGTCTGCAGAAAATAATGGTATCGCTATAAATGGTGGCAATGTAAGTGCTATGTTTGGATTTTTCTTATGTGATGGTCCAGTTAGGAATTTTGACGAAGCAAAAACTAATGATGCCGAACTTTTTGGTAAGTTGCACAGAGAGATGCTCTGCAGAGGTATTTACTTAGCTCCAAGTCCTTTTGAAGCAGGGTTCACCTCCTTAGCTCATAGTGAAGAAGAAATTGACAAAACCATTGAGGCATTTGATCAATCATTTAATGCTATAAAAAATTAA